The genome window gacaattttaatttatttggtattgttttttctgttttaatttcaGTCTcattatgagaggaaaaaaaaatctccacATTGGAGAAATCACAAACAGTCTCTCTATTTATTATGATCCCAAACTCAAACTTCTCATTTACTTTATTATTATGCTGAAATGCTCCTAAATACATTAAATTTTTACTTTGATTTATAAGATAATAtgtttatataaatatttttaaagatGTTTTCATACACAAGTTAAAGTTACTAAATTATGTGTTGATGTTAGTATATCGACTTTTTTTTAACATGGGTGTTTGGATAGATTATTAGTTGAAacattatttggaataattactataacactctttatgatgtgatgtatgtgagataaaatatagttgaaaatataaaaaggtgagttgaaaaatgtgtttacgatgaaatgtgtaaaatattatttggaataaatgTGCTATCAACTTATTTGACTGCCTTACAATAACATTTATGACATTCTTGCCCAGGGAAGGAAAAATCAACTGCTGATTAATTCGACTAAGCAACACGTCGTAACAATAATATATTCCAGAACTTGAAACTGGGATACTGGCTGAGCAAGTTATGTCAAATTGACAGGGAAGACACTTTCGTCAACGCGTGGATGAGTTTTCGGCCGTCTAAGTTGTTTGGGGCCGTTTGCAGAATGCTTAGGCATGGAATCACATTCCACGTAGAATCGCGGACTCTATTTGTTAGGCACTAATaagtttttgctttctttttcctttttttttttaattttatttgtcCAATTTTAAGGACCATCTAAATGGTGCCAAAAAACAACCATTTTATGAAGAACAAATTATTAGGCGTTTACATTTTttcttaatgaaaaacaaattaTTTTATGAAACTAACCATCCTAAAGGCTTGTTGACAACCATCCTAGTTTTTGGTTCTATAATTACATGCGTATAGCTTTGTTGCCACCTGATATAGGTGGTGTAGCATTAAAAAAAAGTGTATAGTTTTGTTGGATGATGTTAAAATATGTTGTTTCTATAAGAATTGTGTTGGCAGGCGATCTGTAAGAATTTTTATAAGTGACATATGATTTTTATAAGTAACATATGATTTCGGATGTGAGTCTTAACTTGTGATAGTAATTTGAGGTGAACCCACCCAAACttttatttaccaaaataaaagggaaaaaaatcttGCTTCTAATTCCTAGGTCCTAACCAAGTAAAACAATTTGATTGGAAAGATTAATATCTATGAGCACCATTGAGAGAGGCACGCCTACATGctattttaacaaaaataataactGAAAAAGCAGGAATTTGTGTTAAATTAATAGGTAGTTActcaattaaaaaagaaaataaagagagagagagagagagacagagagagaatAATGACTATAGGGCATTactgaaattaaaaaaaaaagttgttagACCAACATATATACTTGCTTTCCGTTCTATATTTAAGAATATTGAAAATTCTGCTCCAACCAATTATTATATTATGTGCTGAGGTAATCTCTTAAAAATGTAAATGTGAATTTTTAAGAATTAAAATCAGGAACTGCAGCAAGCAGTCTCGCACTAGATCTATCTTGAATATATATAGTTAAGATCTATCTTGAATATATATAGTTACTTAAAACTCAGTTTAGCTGACGTGTTTAGACATGttttatgataaaaaaaaaatagaacatctaaattaattaaaagtaaatcttatatacattgacgGTGACTATCACGGTTGGATATATGACACATATGCAAAACTTGAGTTGCAAATTTAAATTCGGATTAATGCATATAATAGTGAAAGTGTATGCATTGTCaatgtatagaagattaattcattaattaagtggtactgaatttattagaaaaaatttatCTCAAAAGATAAGTcatatacactcaaatatatcGAATTTAGTGCATATCAATTCAATTACTTAATAATTTatatttcagatttcaattttatcaagcgCACCATTAGAATCtccaattggaaaaaaaaaaagaaagataattaTCTTCATTTTGCCAGCCAATGGAAggacataatttttttttaatggagaTACAAAAATGATCAAATTAGTTTCTTTTAatgtatttttttccctcagTAGCTGTAGTAGCTGTCTGAagcatttaaaaagaaaatgggaggaaaaaagaaaagaaaaggaaagagcaAATTACCGTACTTACGTGCCTTGAAAAATTTAATAGAGATCCGAACGTTACTTGCGCAGGTGCCGGCAATGCATTGGGAAAAATATGACCGTTGCTAAACTCAGGCGTTTTGCATCATTTAAATATCCCAACATTTATCGGCACCAGATCTGCAAACTCTCTAACTCTTCTATCTGCGATCATCAAAATATTTGCCTCCTCATTGCTGGTTACCTTTTTGTTAATCGTGAATTCGCTGATATTCAAAGCACAGATTTTTCTGAGTTCTTTTatccatcttttaatttagtTCTCCAATTATTGTTCAATTAATCGTCAATTTTTTTGCTTTCAAGCAACTCTGATCAAATGGCAGAAACGAAAGATGCCCATGTCGTAGTCGAAATCCCTGTAGACGAAGAGCATCAGCAGAAGCTCATCTCTGCAATGAGCACAACATCTTCAGCCATACAACACCATCCATTAATGGAGATCTCCCAAAGCCCAGGCCATCTCTTGCTTCTCAAGCTCTGGCAAAGAGAAGAAGATCTTTTTGGCCGCAAAATTGCCATAAAAGAAGCCAGATTGGATAATATTAGAAAAGAAATATTTCAGCTGTGttgtttttactttatttttcacGGGCTATTCTTAACAATTTCATTTACATCTTATAATTCAGACGAGAACCAGCACCGTAATATGTGCCACAGATGGTGGATCCCATCTGTTTTGAGCATGTGTACTTCTCTAGTTATCGTGTTTTTGGTTCAGATGAAGCTTTTCAGGTACTGGAAAGTGACTAATCAGTTGCAGAGAGAGAAGAACGATAATCGAACACTTACAAGATGTATTCAAGAACTGAGGATGAAGGGGGCTAGCTTTGATTTGTCTAAGGAGCCCCAGaatggaaaaagaatgaaaagctCTAGTGTGGAGATCAAATGGAAGCCCCTTTCTTCGCTCTCCCAGTATCTCATTACCCTTTGCCTGGTTTGTTTTGCAGGCCTGATCTTCCCCACCAGCAGATTCATCCTTTGTGCTTAGTTACTTCCCTCCATTCAAGCACATAAGCTACAAGAGTTGAAAAACAAAACGGTTAAAAGGAAGAAATCACTGGAAAGGTAAATTTCATTATCTCCTATTCATTAGCCAAGGCCGCTCGGCCTCTCCTTGTATTAGTAAGAACTAAGAAGGTGAATTTTATGTGGGGCTAATTTCTCCCTTGGGTTTCCAGACACAGTCCTACTTTTCAGAATCAAGAGCTACGAGGCTTGTAATCAATTTTGCATTGCTTAATACACATTGGGGGTCCATCTCTTCAAGGGGGTGAAGCATCCTGGTCCGAACGAACGTTACTGAAATATCCACGTCCAGAGTGTCTCGTCAAGCTTCTTGTACCGCATGCTTGGGTCAATAATTACATGCATTTTGCTGCTGATAACGGTCGCTTAGAAGTTTACCTTGGTGGTGTTCTACTGATTTGGATAAGAAACCTCAAAAGGTTGAGGCAACAACTGGTCTCCAACAGTTCACTTCCTAGTGGTTATTTTGGTTCACACAGCAGGTGCTTCTTCAAGACATTTTGTGTTTGCAATTTGCAGCACTCAGATCAAGTTTCAAATGCAGTTTTTGCAACACTGCTTGTGTTCGAGTCTGTTATGCAAAGGGAAGGTCCGCTGAAATTAAgttgatattttatttttatgataGTTTGCCAAGTCCCttgcccctttcttttttgttttaccGCAATTCTTACAGCAATAACCTCTGCGCCTCCAACtccaaaaaagataaaattagaaGAACGCTGATGAATGGCCCAATTTTCAGGCTTTTGATTCATGGTAAAATGCTATGCAAGAAATCACTACTGATAAATATCCCCAACCCTTGAATACACACTACCTCAAGAAGACAAAACTGAAGATAAATACAAATTGACCAAATATGGCCGCACTATCATAATAATATCCAAAATACACCAGCAACAGAATAGGGCAACAACAGCATGCAGAAAAAAAGTATCCGAAGCCTCAAATGACTTCTTCCTCCTCAGCAGTGCATCAGACAACTAGGCACTCTCAAAGCCAAATATCCGAAATATACCTGCAACAAAGTAGGGAAACGTTATTCAAATTTTGTAGCTACAAAACAACACCTTCTTAGTTTACAAAGAGAACAGGAAATCCAGTAACCTTCATCAGCCTGATATTTGTTCTTATCATCTCCTGCATATGCTAGTAAGTTGTGCTTTGGGTTCCATTCTACACTATTCATTGCAGCTCGACATGGAATTTGGTGAACTGTTCGTCCAGTTTGAACATTTGACTGACGCATGAAGAGACATAAATGTTGACTGGATCAGAACTTAGTAACTTCAGAATTAAGCATCATCTACCAGCAGGAGACAACTTAGAAAAACATACAATATCAATAAACAAATCCTCACTGGCTGAAGCAATGTACTCTCCCGTGTGATTGAAACTTATTGTTCTAACTGGCCATCtgagaaaataaaacaaagatGAGTAGAATGTAAAGAGTTACAGCTCTTTAAGAAAGTGCATGAAATCATTTCAGGTCTGGACAAACATAGGAAAGAAGACAAGCATATGTTCCAATTTTATTTATACAATTTCCTTATATGAGCAAGTGGTCAATGAATAAGATTGGggagttttctctctttcttaatTTCATAGAAGGGAACGTGGAAAAGAAGTACTTACTCAAGTTTCGTAAACGTGCGCAGACATAGCATCTCCTTGATATCCCAAAGACTGACCAAGGAATCAGCACTTCCAACAGCAACGTATCTGCACAAGGCAGCAAATTTCAAATTGATACACTTTGGATACACAAGTTATTTCAAATATAATTTTGCTTgcattataaacacattttccaaccacctttttatattttcaactacTATTTTATcccatatacatcacatcacaaaaagtgctacaatatATTATTCCAAAtagtatttcaaataatctctatccaaacactcccCTTGGTTTGCATTGTTATTTGATCAATTACCACCCTGAAAGCTTGTAAAATTGTAACCAACAAAATATACTAGTTCCAAGACATTCTCaagggtttttttatttttcacacTGAAAATTATGTATTAGAGTAGAAGCTGATAGCCAacagaatatgcagagaaacaCCTTCCTAATGGGTCAATGGCAATGCAGTAGCAACCAGCTGTATGAGCCATAAGGGTGTCAACTCGATCAAGAGATGGATAAGCTAGTACTTCCACAGTACCTAAGGAGCAAAAGGAAAGGAGTGCAATTGTAATATATGGACACAAAATagataaaatcaaatttcttaAGCAAGTACACTGAATGATAGATGTTTCCACTTAATTTCTTCTCACCATTCCCTGTGGTCAGAAAGAACTTGTCTCCTGTCATGTTCCATGCAATCTCATTGACCTGAATTAAAGACTTCATCTCAGATTATAAAGACAAGGCATCTCAATTGACTCACTGAGAAGGAATGTGGAAAGAAGAAATGCTAATCATCAGGTAAATTACTTCAGACAAGTACATAAAATTATAACAGTTAACCAGAAGTACAGGTTTTCTGCTATGCACATGAAATATCAACAACATCATCCCAGACTTATTATCTCAGACAAGTGTATTCATGACACTGAAGGAAAGGCAAAATGGCCATTAAAAGTCCTAGAATAACTAGGTAAGATATACCCCAAGTAAAGTTTGCAAGATCTCATGTTGCATAAAATAACCTGATGTGGACTCTAAAGACCACTTCCTCCTCCAACCACCATCACAAATGAACCACGAACAACTTGTATGAAAATAATACCATTAGCTGAAACATGAATGTACCTCATATGTGAACTTGCGCTTGTGGAGAGGCTTAAATTTGCGAACATCCAATATAGTCAATTCATCATCCTACAACACATCAAGACTGTAAGAAGAGCTGCAACATAATTTCTAATTAGATAGAAATAGATAACAAGTTACATACTAATCTGCGTGCATTAATATAATTCTTTGGAAACGAACATGGATTTGCAGGAGAAAACATAATTGCAAAATAGATCCAGTTCCAGACTGTGGATACTGAACCCATAAAAGCTTTAAAATGTTAGGCAAGGAATGCATGGCATACCCTGTTCCCTACAGCAATATGTGTCCCATCAGGCTTATAGGTAATATTGATATTCTCTCCGCTAAGTTCAGCTTGCTGTGAACATTTTCCACCTGTCAATTCAAGACACAAATATATGAGCACCCTTAGCAGCAGTATGCTGTTTATAAAGTTGAGTTGTCAAGTCAGCTCCATGCAGTGGATAGAGTAGAATGTCAAGTTTGTTTTCCATTGAAGAGTGAACTTTTCTTTGGCTACATTCAATGTCTATTTCAACTAAAGAGCACAGCTGCAGACGAAAATTTTCAGATGTTGCCAGAAAGATGAAGCATTACTTTGGAAGCAGAAAATATTCCTTTCCGCACTTTGTGAAactttcttctatttttttttgtttggggaGGGGGGTTGGGGGGGTGAGTCTACAGCAAGATAAATACTGAAAGCTAAAACAaaagtctctgttacttatccAAAGGCCTAATGTCGTAGAAGATACTTCATCAGAATAAATAGAACAAAATAGTTACTTGACTATTAACTCCTTTCCAAAACTCTATTTACCTATTTAAGCATAAACCTTTTTTAAAATGTCTTACAATTGAAGTGTTAGGTTATTACTACTTGGTAAGATTTAAACAGATGTATGCATTCTGGCGGTTCACTTACTACGAGCATCCCACAAGCGAACTGTCTTGTCACCTGACGCAGTTGCTATCAAATCAGCATGTTTAGGATCCCAGCACAACTGATCCACACTATCAGTGTGACCCTTCAACTCTATATCTTTAACTTTACCCTGCAGAAAAATTCCAAATGGCCATAGAAGGCAGAGAATACCAAATTGTTCAATGTCAGAAAGAGAGACGGAAAAGAACGGAAAAGAAAAGCAGCTCTCTTGTAGTGGTCATTCATTCCAAAACATTCCTGCCTGCATTGGTAACAAGATATGCATTGCTGTGGAAGCCACATAGCTAAGGACCTCATGATCTCCAATGGAATAAAAATTTGTTgaagacaattttttttttaaagttcccACAGAAGGATGTATACAGCAAATAGAGTTGACAAAATATGCAGCCAGAACAGGCTCTCCTGAACAGCATTCAGATGCTTTACCAACAGATTAACTAAGAGGACACATGCCTTTCTGTTGGAAGTTTGATACTAGTGCTAATATACTCGTCAACCGAGTGTATAACTTTgtttcaaaatcaaaacatCAAATTCAGCACAAACCCTAAAACTAATTCAAAGTAGAAAAATGAAACTATATAGTTCTGGAGACTTCATTACAGAAAACAAAAAGCACGATTTTGAATCagcaaagaaaaaagagtaaaccctttccaatcttagacGGGAAAAACAACAACAGCATTTTAAACTAAAAGGAGAAATAacgagggaaaaaagaaagaaaaaaaaaaggaaaagtttatACATGGCCGTGATGCTCAATGTGCCAAATGCGAGCAGTTTGATCAACCGAACCAGAAGCGAGCTTCGTCCCACTGCAGTTCCATGCCACCGAATGCACCTGTACTCACGCCCACCccaaaaaattatatattaaaaaaaagagttacgaattttaaacaaaaaacatGAGCAAAGCCACCACTTTATCTAAGCAGTGATACTTATTCCAGCAATTGAATCAAAATATTTTGGGGAAATAGAAACAATTAACCACAGAAAACCAAAATTCACCACAAAGTCAGGGCTTTTAGCTGAAAGACTTTAACTTTCTTTATTTGCATAAGAGGGAGAAGGTGAAGAATTTTGGTACCTTTTTCTTGTGGCCTTGGTAGTCTCTACCGTGGAGGTTTCTGAAGGGTATCGTGTCCCTCTCCTCCATTGCTGGGCTGTTCGTCTGTCTTCTCTAATTTTAACTGCAATTCAATAAACAAGGACTTGCGGGGTCTGGTCACTGGTGGTCCGTTGTTCTGTGCTCGactcaaaataaaataaagggttaatttcagaaacctatCCTGAGGTTTCTACAATTTCACTAGCCTGCTCTAAAGTTTGTAAATTTATACAAACCTCCCCTAAAGTTAAGGTTTTGACAACAAAATTAATCCAATTagagaaaataatattaaaaatatattttaaggagaaagataaaacttttattccataaataccccttatgcatatatataagttgtattagtaaaagaataaaaataattaatacacaCATTTCACCACTCAAAAAGTtcatatttaataaattaaacaacaaaaacaagcaacaaAACTATACTAATGATTATAAGATTTAACAAAATAGACTAGTCATCTTttttgacatgatatttgttatgattcttgtgatttgaactgaaaaaatttttgaattatgcATTTCTTTTCCCTTCATGCTCCTTTACTAATATCTAACGATTAAGTAATTAAAtactaattaatgaaaataattgCTAAAAAATTCTTTAATGATAAATGATGACTTGTATTTACAAAATAACAACAATTGATATATCTGATGGaggaaggaggaaaaaaaaaggcaaaattgggaaaaaaattttgttacaaaAATCATAACAAACATCATGTTGAAAGAGATAACTATTCTATTTTGTTAAAGTTTGTGATCattaatgtaattttgttacttaTTTGTATTGTCTAATTTATTAGATGTGAACTTTTTGGATTATGAAATGTATGTATTAATtatttctaacttttaattatttttatttttttattaatacaACTTTTAGACATGTATAAGGAGTATTTAGGAAATAGAAGTTTCATCTCTTTTTTTAAACTGTTTTTTGaatgttactttttctaattggactaattttgttatcaaatctTAATCTCATGAGAGATTTATGtaattttgtaaattttagggaaaattagtgaaattatcaaaaattttaggggaggtttctgaaattacccCTAATATAAAAGGTCTAATTACAACTCTGCTTGTTTAAAAGCGTGAATTTGGAACATGGATATTGCACTGCCGCCTCCAGGTTCCAGACGCGGGGTGTTTAAAAGCGGCCTTAATTTGAACAATCACATCAACGATGACGAATTTAAGAGAGAATCCCTCGTTCGTTGGTTATCCAATGTGGAAAACAATTTTGCACCAGGGCCTTCGCTCCCGTGCCATCGTTCCGGCCTTTTATTATGGGGTTAATATCAGAATTCAAAAACCTTCCCTGAagtttcttctaatcacacctAGTTTCTTTCATATTTTCGAAATCACACCTAACACCCTTGGAAGTAGGATGTGACAGGCTGTCTCAATGAGAAGAGGAGAAAttacccaaaaatcaccaatatTGTGTATTTACGGGTAGGAATGCTATGATGTATACATAAACATGCATTTTTTCGTGTGTGTTGTATTAATCTTATAGTGAGTAAGAAGTAAAAAATTCCTAAATTGGGATATGTAggattgttaaattttgtggtATATATTAACTATTGGAATCTACATTGCTACATATTTCCTTATACTTCAACGTGCACCCCAAATAATCACTGCAGAAGTTTGTATTATCTATGACTAATAATGTTGACTTAGTTTGGAAGCATATGAAGCACTGAAAATATTACTTATACTTCATTAAATCGATTTTTCCGATTTGAATAAAAATATAGCTGCCAATGTACCAATTAGAACTGTTTGATTCCTTACTAAATCTCCGATCAACTTGTTGCAGAATTTCCCATTAAAGTGCTGCATATTAATGGTGTCTTCAGTTGAAGGCAATTTATAGAGATTAAGCATCATCAGTTAACCATTGGAAGCAACAGTCACAGTAGCGGGGTTGTCTGGAGGTCCATAATTATAACATTCTTTTTTATGACACTTTTACCCCCTCACCTTCTAAATTAATATCATATGCTTAtttgtttctatttttattttctaaaattcaaTATTCATCTTGGGCTGCGGGTAAAAATGGAACAAAAATAAAGTATTTCTCTTATAATCCACTATTACTACTATTGTCAAACAGAAGGGGATACTAAAGTTGTCATTCCAGGGGTGCTAGGTGTGATTTAGAAGAAATCTTAGGGGAGGTTTATGATATTAGCCCTTTAATATACTGTCATATTTTCCTTTCGCGAAcattccattttaatttttttactgGTTAGCTTAAATCTCAATAACTATCAGGTTGGTAGAATACAAGATTCAACAGACTAAAACGACAAAAATATCGAGAAAAAAAtcggatttttttttgtatttttgtttttccattgCATGcgattttcttttttgtttgttgtattttatCCTTTACTCGATTAGTAATTATTGaaactcaagaaaataaaaaaataataaaaaataggacatatgtaaagaaaaattgaaCATATAATAAAATGTTAGACATGAAGTGGGACACAACTAATTTTTCACTACTACCTACAATGTAGTGTTGTGTTGATGAGAAATGAATAATTTTTCacttctcttttattt of Coffea arabica cultivar ET-39 chromosome 5c, Coffea Arabica ET-39 HiFi, whole genome shotgun sequence contains these proteins:
- the LOC140007891 gene encoding THO complex subunit 3-like, translated to MEERDTIPFRNLHGRDYQGHKKKVHSVAWNCSGTKLASGSVDQTARIWHIEHHGHGKVKDIELKGHTDSVDQLCWDPKHADLIATASGDKTVRLWDARSGKCSQQAELSGENINITYKPDGTHIAVGNRDDELTILDVRKFKPLHKRKFTYEVNEIAWNMTGDKFFLTTGNGTVEVLAYPSLDRVDTLMAHTAGCYCIAIDPLGRYVAVGSADSLVSLWDIKEMLCLRTFTKLEWPVRTISFNHTGEYIASASEDLFIDISNVQTGRTVHQIPCRAAMNSVEWNPKHNLLAYAGDDKNKYQADEGIFRIFGFESA
- the LOC113690740 gene encoding uncharacterized protein; its protein translation is MAETKDAHVVVEIPVDEEHQQKLISAMSTTSSAIQHHPLMEISQSPGHLLLLKLWQREEDLFGRKIAIKEARLDNIRKEIFQLCCFYFIFHGLFLTISFTSYNSDENQHRNMCHRWWIPSVLSMCTSLVIVFLVQMKLFRYWKVTNQLQREKNDNRTLTRCIQELRMKGASFDLSKEPQNGKRMKSSSVEIKWKPLSSLSQYLITLCLVCFAGLIFPTSRFILCA